A genomic segment from Pseudomonas mendocina encodes:
- a CDS encoding MacB family efflux pump subunit → MVSALIELQGIRRTYGGEDGAPAVDVLRGIDLRIEAGEFVAIVGSSGSGKSTLMNILGCLDRPSAGSYHFAGQDVAAFDADQLAWLRREAFGFVFQGYHLIATESARENVEVPAIYAGMPAAARHARAAELLQRLGLGTRLEHRPSQLSGGQQQRVSIARALMNGGRIILADEPTGALDSHSGKEVMALLHELADAGHTIILITHDRDVAAQARRIIEVRDGAVIADSGGLPPATALPPPNLQQAGRDSGAAFADELGEMLRSAWRVLLIHRFRTALTLLGIVIGVASVIVMLAVGEGARQKVVAEMGVMGANLMYIGSSVPRTGGPIGVLTMDDFAAIGQLREVARMMPILRDPALIRHGQQALQTEVLGVGEQLPAIHHWPVARGRFFSAAENAEIAPVAVLGHEVYQNLFPDGGDPLRQIILINSAPFEVIGVMSEKGSEAGGNYPDEQVLVPHSTGVVRVFPKLRDESYGAIEVRNSALVAQAQTALEELMRQRHGREDFRVYNSAAKLQAEAETRQSMTLMLGLIAAVSLLVGGIGVMNVMLMSVRERTREIGIRMATGARQRDILRQFLTESVLVTLLGGSAGVASGLGFGALLLLWDVPLVFSLSAMLLAFACAVGTGLLFGYLPARTAARLDPVVALATQ, encoded by the coding sequence GTGGTGAGTGCACTGATCGAACTGCAGGGCATCCGCCGCACCTACGGCGGCGAGGACGGCGCGCCGGCGGTGGATGTGCTGCGCGGCATCGACCTGCGCATCGAGGCCGGTGAATTCGTCGCCATCGTCGGCAGCTCCGGCTCCGGCAAGTCGACCCTGATGAATATCCTCGGCTGCCTCGACCGCCCCAGCGCCGGCAGCTACCACTTCGCCGGGCAGGATGTGGCCGCCTTCGACGCCGACCAGCTGGCCTGGCTGCGCCGCGAAGCATTCGGCTTCGTGTTCCAGGGCTACCACCTGATCGCCACCGAGTCGGCGCGGGAAAACGTCGAAGTGCCGGCCATCTACGCCGGCATGCCGGCCGCCGCACGCCATGCACGAGCCGCCGAGTTGCTGCAGCGACTGGGTCTGGGTACGCGCCTGGAACATCGCCCAAGCCAACTCTCCGGCGGCCAGCAGCAACGGGTGTCGATTGCCCGCGCGCTGATGAACGGCGGACGCATCATCCTCGCCGACGAGCCCACCGGCGCGCTGGACAGCCACAGCGGCAAGGAGGTGATGGCGCTGCTGCACGAGCTGGCCGACGCCGGCCACACCATCATCCTGATCACCCACGACCGTGATGTCGCCGCCCAGGCACGACGCATCATCGAAGTCCGCGATGGCGCGGTGATCGCCGACAGCGGCGGTCTACCACCCGCCACGGCACTGCCGCCACCGAACTTGCAGCAGGCCGGCCGCGATTCGGGGGCAGCGTTCGCCGACGAACTCGGCGAGATGCTGCGCAGCGCCTGGCGCGTGCTGCTGATCCACCGCTTCCGCACCGCGCTGACCCTGCTCGGCATCGTCATCGGCGTGGCTTCGGTGATCGTCATGCTCGCCGTCGGCGAAGGTGCGCGGCAGAAGGTGGTCGCGGAAATGGGCGTGATGGGCGCCAACCTGATGTACATCGGCAGCAGCGTACCGCGCACTGGCGGGCCGATTGGCGTGCTGACCATGGATGACTTCGCCGCCATCGGCCAACTGCGCGAAGTGGCGCGGATGATGCCGATCCTGCGCGACCCGGCGCTGATCCGCCACGGCCAGCAGGCGCTGCAGACCGAAGTGCTCGGCGTCGGCGAACAGTTGCCGGCGATCCACCACTGGCCGGTGGCACGCGGGCGCTTCTTCAGCGCCGCGGAAAACGCCGAGATCGCCCCGGTGGCCGTGCTCGGCCACGAGGTTTACCAGAACCTGTTCCCCGACGGCGGCGATCCGCTGCGGCAGATCATCCTGATCAACAGCGCGCCCTTCGAGGTGATCGGCGTGATGAGCGAGAAAGGCAGCGAAGCCGGCGGCAACTATCCCGACGAGCAGGTTCTGGTGCCGCACAGCACCGGCGTGGTGCGGGTCTTCCCCAAGCTGCGTGACGAAAGCTACGGCGCCATCGAAGTGCGCAACAGCGCACTGGTCGCCCAGGCGCAGACGGCGCTGGAAGAGCTGATGCGCCAGCGCCACGGCCGCGAGGACTTCCGCGTGTACAACTCGGCGGCCAAGCTGCAGGCCGAGGCCGAAACACGGCAGAGCATGACCCTGATGCTCGGTCTGATCGCCGCCGTGTCGCTGCTGGTGGGCGGCATCGGGGTGATGAACGTGATGCTCATGAGCGTACGCGAGCGCACCCGCGAAATCGGCATCCGCATGGCCACCGGCGCACGCCAGCGTGACATCCTGCGCCAGTTCCTCACCGAGTCGGTGCTGGTCACCCTGCTCGGCGGCAGCGCCGGCGTGGCCAGCGGCCTCGGTTTCGGTGCGCTGTTGCTGCTGTGGGACGTACCGCTGGTGTTTTCCCTCTCGGCCATGCTGCTGGCCTTCGCCTGCGCAGTCGGCACTGGATTGCTGTTTGGCTATCTGCCGGCACGCACCGCTGCCCGCCTCGACCCAGTGGTGGCGCTCGCCACGCAATGA
- a CDS encoding efflux RND transporter periplasmic adaptor subunit has translation MMFSRFSPRRLTWLVTIVVLLLSLAGWFTRAPAIRYASEPVARGDVQATVVAMATLQPRHSVEVGAQVSGQIMRLLVEPGDHVDKGQLLAEIDASLHKATVEADRAALAGLRAQQAEQQAQLDLARQQHRRQQRLLSAEATREEDVQIAVATLRSAEARLQQLRAQVAEARARLRGNEAQLSYTRLYAPIAGSVLGVDVKQGQTLNATYQTPTVMRIADLSSMTGWTRVSEADIRRLQPGLPLYFTTLGGDARRWHSSVRQVLPAPPVPTGSQGEASSASNETEKVVQYTVLFEVDNADGELMPQMTAQVVFVTATASDVLTAPLDALQGQPGAWQVRVLGADGKAEARTVQVGARDRQVAEITAGLKEGERLITGELTADEGVPRFQW, from the coding sequence ATGATGTTTTCCCGCTTTTCCCCGCGCCGTCTCACCTGGCTGGTGACAATCGTTGTACTCCTGCTGAGCCTGGCCGGCTGGTTCACCCGGGCGCCGGCAATTCGTTATGCCAGCGAGCCAGTGGCGCGCGGCGACGTGCAGGCTACGGTAGTGGCCATGGCCACCCTACAGCCGCGGCATTCGGTGGAGGTCGGCGCGCAGGTGTCCGGGCAGATCATGCGTCTGCTGGTGGAGCCGGGCGATCACGTCGACAAGGGCCAACTGCTCGCCGAGATCGACGCCAGCCTGCACAAGGCCACGGTGGAAGCCGACCGCGCCGCGCTCGCCGGCCTGCGCGCGCAACAGGCCGAGCAGCAGGCGCAGCTCGATCTGGCCCGCCAGCAGCACCGCCGCCAGCAACGCCTGCTCAGCGCCGAGGCCACGCGCGAGGAAGATGTGCAGATTGCCGTGGCCACCCTGCGCTCGGCCGAGGCGCGCTTGCAGCAACTGCGCGCGCAAGTGGCCGAGGCACGCGCACGGCTGCGCGGCAACGAGGCGCAACTGAGCTACACGCGCCTGTATGCGCCGATTGCCGGCTCGGTACTGGGAGTAGATGTAAAGCAGGGCCAGACCCTCAACGCCACCTACCAGACGCCAACGGTGATGCGCATCGCCGATCTGTCCAGCATGACCGGCTGGACGCGAGTGTCCGAAGCCGATATTCGCCGCCTGCAGCCAGGCCTGCCGCTGTACTTCACTACCCTCGGCGGCGATGCGCGGCGCTGGCACAGCAGCGTGCGTCAGGTGCTGCCGGCGCCACCGGTGCCGACCGGCAGTCAGGGCGAAGCGAGTAGCGCCAGTAACGAAACCGAGAAGGTGGTGCAGTACACCGTGCTGTTCGAGGTGGACAACGCCGACGGCGAGCTGATGCCACAGATGACCGCGCAGGTGGTGTTCGTCACTGCCACTGCCAGCGATGTGCTCACCGCACCGCTGGACGCCCTGCAGGGCCAGCCCGGCGCCTGGCAGGTGCGCGTGCTCGGTGCCGACGGCAAGGCCGAGGCGCGCACGGTGCAAGTCGGCGCGCGAGACCGTCAGGTAGCGGAAATCACCGCAGGTCTCAAGGAAGGCGAGCGCCTGATCACCGGCGAGCTGACGGCCGACGAGGGAGTGCCGAGGTTCCAGTGGTGA
- a CDS encoding DUF1835 domain-containing protein: MWHLVCGDNAVAGVTRVIGQQAAEAGLRVLSDDLAVGPLGDVDNPPCNARAVFWGEVWPAAMTPRPDFSTGLAEDARWLASLGSQDRPVTVWHGDSSSEQLLLARVASALQGSSAELWEVACGNGDSRVQTRKAVAMHSPEALTQIAEPRLVDAERRAELAAQWREAVTEDAPIRRWQAGTFSGEIYQAIDAALVNGASAQAQPLARLMAEVMARNDGFFATDFFLFWRARELAAAGQLALSGEPGEYGYQGLQVRRA; this comes from the coding sequence ATGTGGCACTTGGTTTGCGGCGACAACGCGGTAGCCGGTGTGACGCGAGTGATCGGCCAGCAGGCCGCCGAAGCCGGTCTGCGCGTGCTGAGTGACGACCTCGCCGTCGGCCCGCTGGGCGACGTGGACAATCCGCCCTGCAACGCCCGCGCCGTATTCTGGGGCGAAGTGTGGCCAGCAGCGATGACACCGCGGCCAGACTTTTCCACAGGCCTGGCCGAGGATGCTCGCTGGCTTGCCAGCCTGGGGAGTCAGGATCGGCCCGTCACCGTCTGGCATGGCGACAGCAGCAGCGAGCAGTTGCTGCTGGCGCGCGTCGCCAGCGCGCTCCAAGGCAGCAGCGCCGAACTCTGGGAAGTGGCTTGTGGCAATGGCGACAGCCGTGTGCAAACGCGCAAGGCGGTGGCCATGCACAGCCCCGAGGCGCTGACGCAGATCGCCGAGCCGCGTCTGGTCGATGCCGAACGCAGGGCCGAACTGGCGGCGCAGTGGCGAGAGGCAGTGACTGAGGACGCACCGATCCGCCGATGGCAAGCGGGTACCTTCAGCGGTGAAATTTACCAGGCCATCGATGCCGCGCTGGTCAATGGCGCAAGCGCACAGGCACAACCGCTGGCGCGGCTGATGGCCGAGGTCATGGCGCGCAACGATGGTTTCTTCGCCACCGATTTCTTTCTGTTCTGGCGCGCCCGTGAACTAGCGGCCGCCGGCCAGCTGGCGCTCAGTGGCGAACCCGGTGAATACGGTTATCAGGGATTGCAGGTGCGTCGCGCCTGA
- a CDS encoding gamma carbonic anhydrase family protein has translation MAIRKYQQHLPQLGARVFVDASAVVIGDVELGEDSSVWPMTVIRGDMHRIRIGARTSVQDGSVLHITHAGPFNAEGFPLIIGDEVTVGHKVTLHGCTLGNRILVGMGSIVMDGAVVEDEVIIGAGSLVPPGKRLESGYLYIGSPVKQARPLTDKERSFFSYTAGNYVKLKDQHLAEGYDQ, from the coding sequence GTGGCGATTCGCAAATACCAGCAACACCTCCCGCAACTGGGCGCGCGCGTCTTCGTCGACGCCAGCGCCGTGGTCATCGGTGATGTCGAACTGGGCGAGGACAGCTCGGTGTGGCCGATGACCGTGATCCGTGGCGATATGCACCGCATCCGCATCGGTGCGCGCACCAGCGTGCAGGACGGCAGCGTGCTGCACATCACCCACGCCGGGCCGTTCAACGCCGAGGGCTTCCCGCTGATCATCGGCGATGAGGTCACAGTCGGGCACAAGGTCACCCTGCATGGCTGCACCCTGGGCAACCGCATCCTGGTGGGCATGGGTAGCATCGTCATGGACGGCGCGGTGGTTGAAGACGAAGTAATCATCGGCGCCGGCAGCCTGGTGCCGCCGGGCAAGCGCCTGGAAAGCGGCTACCTGTACATCGGCAGCCCGGTGAAACAGGCCCGCCCGCTGACCGACAAGGAGCGCAGCTTCTTCAGCTACACCGCCGGCAACTACGTGAAACTCAAGGATCAGCACCTGGCCGAGGGGTATGACCAGTGA
- a CDS encoding YheV family putative zinc ribbon protein, producing the protein MSDAPVNSTPKRFIAGAVCPACSETDSIKMWNVDGVPHRECVKCGYADTLDARGNSVPKELPTRVNVSGLKPKAADPNVQAVQFFPNPKLKKD; encoded by the coding sequence ATGAGCGACGCCCCGGTGAACAGCACCCCGAAACGCTTTATCGCCGGTGCCGTGTGCCCGGCGTGCAGCGAGACCGACAGCATCAAGATGTGGAACGTCGACGGCGTGCCGCACCGTGAATGCGTTAAGTGCGGCTACGCCGACACCCTCGACGCACGCGGCAACTCGGTGCCCAAGGAGTTGCCCACGCGGGTCAACGTCAGCGGCCTGAAACCCAAGGCCGCCGACCCGAATGTGCAGGCGGTGCAGTTCTTTCCCAATCCGAAGCTGAAGAAGGACTGA
- a CDS encoding AraC family transcriptional regulator has protein sequence MSTNRHPSTVYRNLPELPSLPRPLYGRVESLTNRALTFRHTHPWVQLSYAIAGVLEVQTAGARFVAPPQRAVWVPAGVEHRVFSSPRTEMRSLYIDGDAVPWGPDACRVLAVSPLLRELIRRFSDLPAEYDEQGAPGRLASVLLDELHAAPEVALVLPLPQDARLREVCHGLEDANLRQLGLGEWGERLGVSEKTLSRLFLRETGLSFRAWRQRQRLLDALTPLEQGERVTDVALACGYESLSAFIAAFRRQFGAPPGEFFRE, from the coding sequence GTGTCGACAAACAGACATCCCTCCACGGTCTATCGCAACCTTCCCGAGTTACCGAGCCTGCCCAGGCCGCTCTACGGTCGGGTTGAATCGCTGACCAACCGCGCCCTGACCTTTCGCCATACCCATCCCTGGGTGCAGTTGTCCTATGCCATTGCCGGGGTACTCGAAGTGCAGACCGCCGGCGCCCGTTTCGTCGCGCCGCCACAGCGTGCGGTATGGGTGCCGGCCGGTGTCGAGCACCGTGTGTTCAGCTCGCCGCGCACCGAGATGCGCAGCCTGTACATCGATGGCGATGCCGTGCCATGGGGGCCGGATGCGTGTCGGGTGCTGGCGGTCAGTCCGTTGCTGCGCGAGCTGATTCGTCGTTTCAGCGATCTACCCGCCGAATACGACGAGCAAGGTGCGCCAGGTAGATTGGCCTCGGTGCTGCTGGATGAGCTGCACGCTGCGCCGGAAGTGGCACTGGTGCTGCCGCTGCCGCAGGATGCGCGCCTGCGCGAGGTGTGCCACGGCCTTGAGGACGCCAACCTGCGCCAGTTGGGCCTGGGGGAATGGGGCGAGCGCCTGGGTGTTTCGGAGAAGACCCTGAGTCGGCTGTTCCTGCGTGAAACCGGCTTGAGTTTCCGCGCCTGGCGCCAGCGTCAGCGCCTGCTCGATGCGCTGACTCCGCTGGAGCAGGGCGAGCGTGTCACGGACGTGGCACTGGCTTGCGGCTACGAATCACTATCGGCTTTTATCGCGGCCTTTCGCCGCCAGTTCGGCGCGCCACCGGGGGAATTCTTTCGCGAATAG
- a CDS encoding DUF3298 domain-containing protein, producing MRYLPLLMLATVMPVAAELRFENLEAKRGDWANYRFPVLQGDSLAVRRINTYLHVMELEGLPGRFERSPFERIWPKEGEIWGTNSLDYRIDTEQPGFLSLTISGEYTGAYTSMGHVTYLFDLASGQPIGLRQLFTSAGLQRLGERIGRERSKRIEDYLAGIPVPGGHTDELLSLPPDDHDERSDEQRDMYRQCLPSRSKADLRYDRLQLGKQQLTLTAESCAPHAARALDDLGEFANSVPYAELDADLSIYGRCLLLERRSDCQHPADLKAGGVYWGKIGGRYPITLVVGTSENSRPQSSAYFYDKYATRIELDGRDLHNGRLRLQEGGDTPASFDLHLQPDGSLIGTWQQEGGKALPVALD from the coding sequence ATGCGTTACCTACCCCTATTGATGCTCGCTACCGTGATGCCGGTGGCCGCCGAACTGCGCTTCGAAAACCTGGAAGCCAAACGCGGCGACTGGGCGAACTATCGCTTTCCCGTACTGCAAGGCGACAGCCTGGCGGTGCGGCGCATCAACACTTACCTGCACGTCATGGAACTGGAAGGGTTGCCGGGGCGCTTCGAGCGCTCGCCTTTCGAGCGAATCTGGCCGAAGGAAGGTGAGATCTGGGGCACCAACAGCCTGGATTACCGGATCGACACGGAGCAACCCGGCTTTCTGTCCTTGACCATCAGCGGCGAGTACACCGGGGCCTATACCAGCATGGGCCATGTCACTTACCTGTTCGACCTGGCCAGCGGCCAACCCATTGGCCTGCGCCAACTCTTCACATCGGCCGGCCTGCAACGGCTGGGCGAACGCATCGGCAGGGAACGAAGCAAGCGCATCGAAGACTATCTGGCCGGTATTCCGGTACCCGGCGGACATACCGACGAGTTGTTATCGCTCCCCCCTGACGACCACGACGAACGCAGCGACGAACAGCGGGATATGTATCGTCAGTGTTTGCCCAGTCGTAGCAAAGCCGACCTCCGCTACGACCGCCTGCAACTCGGCAAGCAACAACTGACGCTGACCGCCGAAAGCTGCGCGCCCCATGCAGCACGAGCCCTGGATGACCTTGGCGAGTTCGCCAACAGCGTGCCCTATGCCGAGCTTGACGCTGACCTCAGCATCTACGGGCGCTGCCTGCTGCTGGAGCGACGCAGCGATTGCCAGCATCCGGCCGATCTGAAGGCCGGCGGCGTGTACTGGGGCAAGATTGGCGGCCGCTATCCCATCACCCTGGTCGTCGGCACCAGCGAGAACAGCCGCCCGCAATCCAGCGCCTACTTCTACGACAAGTACGCCACGCGCATCGAGCTGGATGGTCGAGATTTGCACAACGGCCGCCTGCGCCTTCAGGAAGGCGGCGACACCCCAGCCAGCTTCGACCTGCACCTGCAACCAGATGGCTCCCTAATCGGCACCTGGCAGCAGGAAGGCGGCAAGGCGCTGCCGGTGGCTCTGGACTGA
- a CDS encoding efflux transporter outer membrane subunit, whose amino-acid sequence MPRPLPLLLASALLVGCAKHSAGPVDLPTPPPSWNHTLADASAPADDWWRTFASTELDALVSQALQHNHDLDAAAARLRQAEALARGANAALLPRVDGSFGASRERRLGGQDGGAGNTYDTGLLASYEVDLWGRLSASRDAVQAELAARRFDRDALRLSLTATLVETWLRQVALAERLRLAELNLSNAQRVLRTVEARYAAGAATPLELAQQRGLLAEQRRNRAELRQQAEDLHSSLAVLLGQSQPAVAMDSALNALQAMPLAAGLPSDLLLRRPDLARAEAQLRAADADLRAARAALLPRLDLSAGAGGNASSLSRVLANPLYSLAAALSAPIFDGGALAAARDASSARREELLASYRQRIVEAFADVQTALNAGAGVEARWRAQQEVQAQAARALQLAEERYQAGADDLLNLLDAQRSLYAAEDQSARLHLARLQSSVALARALGGGWQAASEPEATP is encoded by the coding sequence ATGCCCCGCCCTCTGCCCCTGCTGCTCGCCAGCGCGCTGCTCGTCGGCTGCGCCAAGCACAGCGCAGGCCCCGTCGATCTGCCGACGCCCCCGCCGAGCTGGAATCACACACTGGCAGATGCCAGCGCGCCTGCCGATGACTGGTGGCGGACCTTTGCCAGTACCGAGCTGGACGCCCTGGTCAGTCAGGCGCTGCAACACAATCACGACCTAGACGCGGCCGCCGCACGCCTGCGTCAGGCCGAAGCCCTTGCCCGTGGCGCCAACGCAGCGTTGCTGCCACGCGTGGACGGCAGCTTCGGCGCCAGCCGCGAAAGGCGGCTCGGCGGCCAGGATGGTGGCGCCGGCAACACCTACGACACGGGCCTGCTGGCCAGTTACGAAGTGGACCTGTGGGGACGCCTGAGCGCCAGCCGCGACGCCGTACAGGCCGAACTGGCCGCCAGGCGCTTCGACCGCGACGCCCTGCGCCTGAGCCTGACCGCTACGCTGGTGGAGACCTGGCTGCGCCAGGTGGCGCTGGCCGAGCGCCTACGCCTGGCCGAGTTGAACCTGAGCAACGCGCAGCGCGTGCTGCGTACCGTAGAGGCCCGTTACGCCGCCGGCGCCGCTACCCCGCTGGAACTGGCCCAGCAACGCGGCCTGCTCGCCGAGCAGCGACGTAACCGCGCCGAACTGCGCCAGCAGGCCGAAGACCTGCATAGCAGCCTCGCCGTTCTGCTCGGCCAGAGCCAGCCAGCCGTGGCAATGGACAGCGCGCTCAACGCCCTGCAGGCCATGCCGCTGGCGGCCGGTCTGCCCAGCGACCTGCTGCTGCGCCGACCTGATCTGGCCCGCGCCGAAGCGCAACTGCGCGCCGCTGACGCCGACTTGCGCGCGGCACGCGCCGCCCTGCTACCGCGCCTCGATCTGAGCGCTGGTGCCGGTGGCAACGCCAGCAGCCTGAGCCGCGTACTGGCCAATCCGCTCTATTCACTGGCCGCCGCGCTCAGCGCACCGATCTTCGACGGCGGCGCCCTCGCCGCCGCCCGCGACGCCAGTTCCGCGCGCCGCGAGGAACTGCTGGCCAGCTACCGCCAGCGCATCGTCGAAGCCTTCGCCGATGTACAGACGGCCCTCAATGCCGGCGCCGGCGTCGAGGCCCGCTGGCGAGCCCAGCAGGAAGTCCAGGCCCAAGCCGCCCGCGCCTTGCAACTGGCCGAAGAACGCTACCAGGCCGGCGCCGACGACCTGCTCAACCTGCTCGACGCCCAGCGCAGCCTCTACGCGGCCGAAGATCAGAGCGCCCGATTGCATCTGGCTCGCCTGCAGAGCAGCGTGGCGCTGGCACGCGCGCTGGGAGGCGGCTGGCAAGCAGCATCAGAGCCCGAAGCGACTCCTTAG
- the prlC gene encoding oligopeptidase A, translating to MTANNPLLQDFDLPPYSQIKPEHVEPAVDQILADSRAAIAKLLEQQQTNPSWEGLVLALDELGARLGRAWSPVSHLNSVCNSPELRAAYEACLPKLSEYWTEMGQNKPLFQAYEALAQSPAAADFDVAQKTILEHALRDFRLSGIDLPAEQQKRYGEIQMRLSELTSKFSNQLLDATQAWTKHITDEARLNGLTDSAKAQMQQAAKAKNLDGWLITLEFPSYYAVMTYADDRALREEVYAAYCTRASDQGPNAGQNDNGPLMAEILDLRQELARLLGFAHYSELSLASKMAESTEQVLSFLRDLAVRSKPFAEQDLTELKVFAAEQGLDDLQSWDVGYYSEKLRQQRYSISQEEVRAWFPVDKVLTGLFAIVQKLYGIEIRELQDFDTWHPDVRLFEISENGQHVGRFFFDLYARANKRGGAWMDGARDKRRDAKGKLIAPVANLVCNFTPPVGGKPALLTHDEVTTLFHEFGHGLHHLLTRVEHAGASGINGVAWDAVELPSQFMENWCWEPEGLALISGHYESGEALPQAMLDKMLAAKNFQSGLMMVRQLEFSLFDFELHASHGDGRSVLDVLEGVRAEVSVLRPPAYNRFANGFAHIFAGGYAAGYYSYKWAEVLSADAFSKFEEEGVFNADTGRAFREAILARGGSQEPMVLFVDFRGREPSIDALLRHLGLSQEAA from the coding sequence GTGACCGCGAACAATCCCCTGCTGCAAGACTTCGACCTGCCACCCTACTCGCAGATCAAACCGGAACACGTCGAGCCTGCTGTCGACCAGATCCTGGCCGACAGCCGCGCGGCCATCGCCAAGCTGCTTGAACAGCAGCAGACCAATCCGAGCTGGGAGGGCCTGGTGCTGGCACTGGACGAACTGGGCGCACGCCTGGGCCGCGCCTGGAGCCCGGTGAGCCATCTCAACTCGGTGTGCAACAGTCCCGAGCTGCGCGCCGCCTACGAGGCCTGCCTGCCCAAGCTGTCCGAGTACTGGACCGAAATGGGCCAGAACAAGCCGCTGTTCCAGGCCTACGAGGCGCTGGCGCAGAGCCCGGCGGCCGCCGATTTCGACGTGGCGCAGAAGACCATTCTCGAACACGCCCTGCGTGATTTCCGCCTTTCCGGCATCGACCTGCCGGCCGAGCAGCAGAAGCGCTATGGCGAGATCCAGATGCGCCTGTCCGAGCTGACCAGCAAGTTCTCCAACCAGCTGCTCGACGCCACCCAGGCCTGGACCAAGCACATCACTGACGAAGCGCGCCTGAACGGCCTGACCGACTCTGCCAAGGCACAGATGCAGCAGGCAGCCAAGGCCAAGAACCTGGACGGCTGGCTGATCACACTGGAATTCCCCAGCTACTACGCGGTGATGACCTACGCCGACGACCGCGCGCTGCGCGAAGAGGTGTATGCCGCCTACTGCACCCGCGCCTCCGACCAGGGGCCGAATGCCGGGCAGAACGACAACGGCCCGCTAATGGCCGAGATTCTCGACCTGCGCCAGGAACTGGCGCGCCTGCTCGGCTTCGCCCATTACAGCGAGCTGAGCCTGGCGAGCAAGATGGCCGAATCCACCGAGCAGGTGCTGAGCTTCCTGCGCGACCTGGCCGTACGCAGCAAACCTTTCGCCGAGCAGGATCTGACCGAGCTGAAGGTTTTCGCCGCCGAACAGGGTCTGGATGATCTGCAAAGCTGGGATGTCGGCTACTACAGCGAGAAGCTGCGCCAACAGCGCTACAGCATCTCCCAGGAAGAAGTACGCGCCTGGTTCCCGGTGGACAAGGTGCTCACCGGCCTGTTCGCCATCGTGCAGAAGCTCTACGGCATCGAGATTCGCGAGCTGCAAGACTTCGACACCTGGCACCCGGACGTGCGCCTGTTCGAGATCAGCGAGAACGGCCAGCACGTCGGCCGCTTCTTCTTCGACCTCTACGCCCGCGCCAACAAGCGCGGCGGCGCCTGGATGGACGGCGCCCGCGATAAGCGCCGTGACGCTAAGGGCAAGCTGATCGCCCCGGTGGCCAACCTGGTATGCAACTTCACCCCGCCGGTCGGCGGCAAGCCGGCGCTGCTGACCCACGACGAGGTCACCACCCTGTTCCACGAATTCGGCCATGGCCTGCATCACCTGCTGACTCGCGTCGAGCACGCCGGCGCCTCGGGCATCAACGGCGTGGCCTGGGATGCAGTCGAGCTGCCGAGCCAGTTCATGGAGAACTGGTGCTGGGAGCCCGAAGGCCTGGCGCTGATCTCCGGCCACTATGAAAGCGGCGAGGCGCTGCCGCAGGCCATGCTGGACAAGATGCTGGCGGCGAAGAACTTCCAGTCCGGGCTGATGATGGTGCGTCAGCTGGAGTTCTCCCTGTTCGATTTCGAGCTGCACGCCAGCCACGGCGACGGCCGCAGCGTGCTGGACGTACTCGAAGGCGTGCGCGCCGAGGTCTCGGTACTGCGCCCGCCGGCCTACAACCGCTTCGCCAACGGCTTCGCACATATCTTCGCCGGTGGCTATGCGGCCGGTTACTACAGCTACAAGTGGGCCGAAGTGCTCAGCGCCGATGCCTTCTCCAAGTTCGAGGAAGAAGGTGTGTTTAACGCCGATACCGGCCGCGCCTTCCGCGAGGCCATCCTCGCCCGTGGCGGCTCGCAGGAACCCATGGTGCTGTTCGTCGACTTCCGCGGTCGCGAGCCGAGCATCGACGCCCTGCTGCGCCACCTCGGCCTGAGCCAGGAGGCCGCATGA
- a CDS encoding GNAT family N-acetyltransferase yields MSDELIIRPIEAADFDQVWPIIRDVVQAQETYAFDPDMDRDTAWKLWVELPRATFVAEQGGQILGTYYIKANAAGPGDHVCNCGYMTAPAARGKGVASRLCTHSLDVARELGFSAMQFNSVVATNTVAVALWQKHGFEIVGTLPKAYRHARHGLVDCHVMFRSLT; encoded by the coding sequence GTGAGCGATGAACTGATCATCCGTCCCATCGAGGCGGCCGATTTCGATCAGGTCTGGCCGATCATCCGTGACGTGGTGCAGGCGCAGGAAACCTACGCCTTCGACCCGGACATGGATCGCGACACGGCCTGGAAACTCTGGGTCGAGCTGCCGCGCGCCACCTTCGTCGCCGAGCAGGGCGGGCAGATTCTCGGCACCTACTACATCAAGGCCAACGCTGCCGGGCCGGGTGATCACGTCTGCAACTGCGGCTATATGACCGCTCCGGCCGCGCGGGGTAAGGGCGTGGCCAGCCGGCTCTGCACCCATTCGCTGGACGTGGCGCGCGAGCTGGGCTTCAGCGCCATGCAGTTCAACAGCGTGGTGGCCACCAACACCGTTGCCGTGGCGCTGTGGCAGAAGCACGGTTTCGAGATAGTCGGCACCCTGCCCAAGGCCTACCGCCACGCCCGGCATGGGTTGGTGGATTGCCATGTGATGTTCCGTAGCCTGACCTGA